A section of the Desulfofalx alkaliphila DSM 12257 genome encodes:
- a CDS encoding alpha/beta-type small acid-soluble spore protein produces the protein MARSSNQHVKAGASSALNQMKYEIANELGISNYQQMDKGQLPSRVNGYVGGNMTKRLVAFAEQALANGQTAQVTQSAPLETPQQ, from the coding sequence ATGGCTCGTAGTTCAAACCAACACGTAAAAGCTGGTGCTTCCAGTGCCCTAAACCAAATGAAGTATGAAATTGCAAACGAATTAGGTATTTCTAATTACCAACAAATGGATAAGGGGCAACTGCCCAGCCGTGTGAACGGTTATGTAGGTGGTAACATGACCAAACGTCTGGTAGCCTTTGCTGAGCAAGCCCTTGCAAATGGTCAAACGGCTCAAGTAACCCAATCCGCGCCTTTGGAAACCCCTCAACAATAA
- the minC gene encoding septum site-determining protein MinC, producing the protein MGEPVTIKGTRQGLVILYDSNADFEEIKDSLHRKMASAKGFFKGAKFSLHNEKNLLENQKNELENICIQYGLVLSEEQVVLPRGNKTVPTNDNMPQHTKKSSSPPGDQKTLLIKRTLRSGQSIQYDGHVVVMGDVHAGAEIIATGYILVIGRCSGVVHAGVSGDLNAQVIAGKLCPTQLRIGSAIVTSPEEEPQYPEVAKLKNGQIIVERIKG; encoded by the coding sequence ATGGGTGAACCGGTGACTATTAAAGGCACCCGGCAAGGCCTTGTTATTTTATATGATTCTAATGCCGATTTTGAAGAAATAAAAGATTCTTTACATAGGAAAATGGCTTCTGCAAAGGGTTTTTTTAAGGGGGCTAAATTTTCCCTGCATAATGAAAAAAACTTGCTTGAAAATCAAAAAAATGAACTGGAGAATATTTGCATTCAATACGGGCTGGTATTAAGTGAAGAACAGGTTGTTCTGCCCCGTGGAAATAAAACAGTTCCTACAAATGACAATATGCCACAGCATACAAAGAAATCTTCTTCTCCACCCGGTGACCAAAAGACCCTGCTGATAAAACGGACCTTACGCTCCGGGCAGAGTATCCAATATGACGGACATGTTGTGGTCATGGGAGATGTGCATGCAGGTGCTGAAATAATTGCCACAGGATATATATTGGTCATAGGTCGCTGCAGCGGTGTTGTCCATGCAGGGGTTTCCGGTGATTTAAATGCCCAAGTAATTGCAGGTAAGCTATGCCCCACTCAACTACGGATTGGTTCAGCCATAGTTACTTCACCGGAAGAGGAGCCTCAATATCCTGAAGTTGCAAAACTGAAAAATGGGCAAATCATCGTAGAAAGAATAAAGGGCTAG
- a CDS encoding AMP-binding protein — MTEFRHNMLDYDKTYAEFRWNAPEYYNFADVVDKWAENPDKLAMIWADDKGNEVKRTFNDFKEQSCRVANVLTNSGVKQGDCVVVILPRLIEWWEIMIGCLRMGAIISPGTIQLTPKDIEFRINTAKAVAIVTDEDNAGKVEEIAANCPSLKTKVVVGNREGWINYAQAVSNASDKFTTAKTKGTDGALLYFTSGTTGYPKMTLHTNISYPYAHIVTGKYWLDLREDDLHWNLSDTGWAKAAWSSLFGPWHQGSCLFTYHETGKFNPRNMLDLLCKYPITTLCAAPTIYRMLVLEDLSQYKFSTLRHCVGAGEPLNPEVISVWREHTGITIRDGYGQTETVMVLGNFPCLEVRQGSMGKPAPGFKVAIIDDTGTELPAGKEGDIAIEVEPEPPAGLFKEYWQDPIKTLATRRGRWYVTGDRGVVDEDGYFWFVGRSDDVILASGYRIGPFEVESALIEHPAVAESAVVASPDELRGEIVKAYVVLAEGYQPSLELVKELQNHVKKITAPYKYPREIEFIDSLPKTVSGKIRRVQLRQMERAKKGLPPLK, encoded by the coding sequence ATGACAGAATTTCGGCACAATATGCTAGATTACGACAAAACATATGCAGAGTTTCGATGGAATGCACCGGAGTATTATAATTTTGCAGACGTAGTGGATAAATGGGCAGAAAATCCCGATAAACTTGCCATGATTTGGGCAGATGACAAGGGTAATGAAGTAAAACGCACATTTAATGATTTTAAAGAGCAATCATGTCGAGTTGCTAACGTTTTAACTAACAGCGGTGTAAAACAAGGGGACTGTGTGGTTGTCATATTGCCACGGCTAATTGAATGGTGGGAAATAATGATTGGGTGCTTAAGGATGGGTGCCATCATCAGCCCAGGCACTATACAACTTACCCCTAAGGATATCGAGTTTAGAATAAATACGGCCAAGGCAGTGGCTATAGTTACAGACGAAGACAATGCAGGGAAGGTTGAAGAAATTGCTGCCAATTGTCCTTCATTAAAAACTAAAGTGGTGGTGGGCAATAGAGAAGGTTGGATAAATTATGCCCAGGCAGTCAGTAATGCATCCGATAAGTTTACCACTGCAAAAACTAAAGGCACAGACGGAGCATTATTATATTTTACATCGGGAACCACCGGTTACCCCAAGATGACACTACATACTAACATTAGCTATCCATACGCACACATAGTGACCGGAAAATACTGGCTGGACTTGCGTGAAGATGACTTGCACTGGAATTTGTCAGATACCGGTTGGGCCAAGGCTGCCTGGAGCAGCTTATTTGGACCTTGGCACCAGGGTAGCTGTTTGTTTACATATCATGAAACCGGAAAGTTTAATCCAAGGAACATGTTAGATTTATTATGTAAATACCCAATTACCACCTTGTGTGCAGCTCCCACCATCTACCGTATGCTTGTACTTGAGGATTTAAGTCAATATAAGTTTTCAACGTTACGACACTGTGTAGGAGCAGGAGAGCCCCTAAACCCTGAGGTAATATCAGTATGGCGTGAGCATACCGGCATAACCATTAGAGATGGGTATGGGCAAACGGAAACAGTCATGGTGCTGGGCAACTTCCCCTGTTTAGAAGTGCGTCAAGGTTCAATGGGTAAACCTGCACCGGGCTTTAAGGTAGCGATAATTGATGACACCGGAACAGAATTACCGGCCGGTAAAGAGGGTGACATTGCCATCGAGGTTGAACCTGAGCCACCGGCAGGCCTATTTAAGGAATATTGGCAAGACCCCATTAAAACACTGGCCACCAGAAGGGGGCGCTGGTATGTTACCGGTGACAGGGGTGTGGTTGATGAAGACGGCTATTTTTGGTTTGTAGGGCGCAGCGATGATGTAATATTAGCTTCCGGCTATCGCATAGGGCCCTTTGAAGTGGAAAGTGCGCTAATTGAGCACCCTGCTGTTGCTGAATCGGCAGTGGTTGCAAGCCCTGATGAGCTTAGGGGTGAAATAGTGAAGGCCTACGTGGTCCTTGCTGAGGGTTATCAGCCATCCTTAGAGCTTGTTAAAGAACTACAAAACCATGTTAAAAAGATTACTGCCCCTTATAAATATCCCAGGGAAATTGAGTTTATAGACAGTCTCCCCAAGACAGTAAGTGGAAAAATTCGCCGAGTTCAACTACGACAGATGGAAAGAGCAAAGAAAGGCCTACCACCCTTAAAATAA
- a CDS encoding acyl-CoA dehydratase activase-related protein, translating to MATKVGIPQSLFYYMYYPMAKTFFSELGVRVLTSGKTSREIIDAGVREALADACVPIKVFFGHVQTLKNKVDFLFIPRVVCLNGKSIYCPKFLGLPDMINHALDGLPKVIDTRIDVRSSRFAVWRAFSVIGSHFSDSKTKILLAYLKALRVHKKYKKLQHQGLPPEKAISAILMGKKEIAAHHKDYHLRFAVLGYPYAVHDSYISINILEKLNRLGVKVITVEQVPISQLNKQNNKIPKNMFWTFSDMVLKSAFHFFENGKVDGIIHLTAFGCGPDSMVDKYMELESKKHTHIPFMTVTIDEHSGEAGIFTRLEAFVDMVKRRKEAMKNA from the coding sequence GTGGCAACAAAGGTAGGTATTCCACAATCGCTATTTTATTATATGTATTATCCTATGGCTAAAACTTTTTTTAGCGAACTGGGCGTAAGGGTTCTAACCTCCGGCAAAACTTCCAGAGAGATTATTGATGCCGGGGTTCGCGAGGCACTGGCAGATGCATGTGTTCCTATAAAAGTGTTCTTTGGACATGTTCAAACCTTGAAAAATAAGGTTGATTTTTTATTTATTCCCAGAGTTGTGTGTTTAAACGGTAAAAGTATTTATTGCCCAAAATTTTTAGGGCTACCGGATATGATTAATCACGCCTTGGACGGTTTGCCAAAGGTTATTGACACCAGAATTGATGTTCGCAGCTCCCGTTTTGCTGTCTGGCGAGCTTTTAGTGTTATTGGCAGTCACTTCTCAGATAGCAAAACTAAAATATTATTGGCATATCTAAAAGCTCTAAGAGTGCATAAAAAATATAAAAAACTGCAACACCAAGGTCTTCCTCCGGAAAAAGCAATTTCAGCAATTCTAATGGGTAAAAAAGAGATTGCTGCCCACCATAAAGATTACCACTTAAGGTTTGCTGTCCTTGGATACCCTTATGCTGTTCATGACAGTTACATAAGTATAAACATTCTTGAAAAGTTAAACCGATTAGGGGTTAAAGTTATTACTGTTGAGCAAGTACCGATTAGTCAGTTAAATAAACAAAATAATAAAATACCCAAAAATATGTTTTGGACTTTTAGCGATATGGTACTGAAATCGGCTTTTCACTTTTTTGAGAATGGTAAGGTAGACGGTATTATTCATCTCACAGCCTTTGGCTGTGGACCTGATTCTATGGTAGACAAATATATGGAGCTTGAATCTAAAAAGCATACCCACATACCTTTTATGACTGTTACCATCGATGAACACAGCGGCGAAGCAGGAATATTTACTCGTTTAGAAGCCTTTGTAGATATGGTTAAACGCAGAAAAGAGGCGATGAAAAATGCCTAA
- a CDS encoding NUDIX hydrolase, with the protein MKLIEKTISSQILHKGKVVNLRVDSVELPNGKIASREVVEHSGAVAVVPITDAGEVLLVRQYRHPLKEVILEIPAGKLDAGERPEQCVKRELLEETGMEADDIKLMFSTYSSPGFCDEILHLYIARKMTYRGQKLDEDEFVKVEKYPLDEAIKMIYKGEIKDCKSIAGLLSAKQFF; encoded by the coding sequence TTGAAACTGATAGAAAAAACAATTTCGTCTCAGATCTTGCATAAAGGTAAGGTTGTAAATTTACGAGTGGACTCAGTGGAGCTTCCCAACGGTAAAATTGCCTCCAGAGAAGTGGTAGAACATTCCGGGGCAGTGGCTGTTGTGCCAATAACAGATGCAGGGGAGGTTTTACTGGTACGTCAATACCGTCATCCGCTGAAAGAGGTAATATTAGAAATACCGGCAGGCAAACTGGATGCAGGGGAAAGACCTGAACAATGTGTGAAGAGGGAATTGTTAGAAGAAACGGGTATGGAGGCCGATGATATTAAACTTATGTTTAGTACATACAGTAGTCCGGGGTTTTGTGATGAAATTTTACACCTGTACATTGCCCGTAAAATGACTTATCGCGGTCAAAAGTTGGATGAGGATGAGTTTGTAAAAGTAGAAAAATATCCATTGGATGAGGCCATAAAAATGATATATAAAGGAGAAATTAAAGATTGCAAATCAATTGCCGGGCTACTTTCAGCAAAGCAGTTTTTCTAA